A genomic window from Micromonospora ferruginea includes:
- a CDS encoding PLP-dependent aminotransferase family protein: MTGTTLDDYTDRYARRVRGMTASEIRALFAVASRPEVVSLAGGAPYIAALPLDAVGEMLGRLGAEHGNTTLQYGIGQGTLELRERICEVMALSGIDASCGASPEDVVVTVGGQQALDLVARLFLDPGDVVLAEGPTYVGALGVFQAAQAQVAHVPMDDDGLIPEALEVAIADLARAGRRVKFLYTIPTYQNPAGVTLSEERRERVLDICERAGLLVVEDDPYGQLGFEGEAPAPLRARRRDGVFYLSTFSKTFAPGLRVGWILAPHAVRDKLVIASEAQILCPSGFAQAAVSTYLATMPWREQLKIYREVYRERRDALLDALADLMPEGTTWTTPTGGLFVWATLPDGLDAKAMMPRAVAARVAYVPGTGFYADGTGTGNMRLNFSFPPPERIREGVRRLAGVMEQEIAMRKVFGAIGGTGPRRRQGGSDTPGPDLA, encoded by the coding sequence ATGACCGGCACGACGCTCGACGACTACACCGACCGGTACGCCCGGCGTGTGCGGGGGATGACCGCCTCCGAGATCCGGGCCCTGTTCGCGGTGGCCAGCCGGCCGGAGGTCGTGTCGCTCGCCGGGGGCGCGCCGTACATCGCCGCGCTGCCGCTCGACGCGGTGGGCGAGATGCTCGGCCGGCTCGGCGCCGAGCACGGCAACACCACCCTGCAGTACGGCATCGGCCAGGGCACCCTGGAGCTGCGTGAGCGGATCTGCGAGGTGATGGCCCTCTCCGGGATTGACGCCTCCTGCGGCGCCTCACCGGAGGACGTGGTGGTGACCGTCGGCGGCCAGCAGGCGCTCGACCTGGTGGCCCGCCTCTTCCTCGACCCGGGCGACGTGGTGCTCGCCGAGGGCCCGACGTACGTCGGCGCGCTCGGGGTGTTCCAGGCCGCCCAGGCACAGGTCGCCCACGTGCCGATGGACGACGATGGCCTCATCCCGGAGGCGCTGGAGGTGGCCATCGCCGACCTGGCCCGGGCCGGCCGCCGGGTGAAGTTCCTCTACACCATCCCCACCTACCAGAACCCCGCCGGCGTGACGTTGAGCGAGGAGCGGCGGGAGCGGGTGCTCGACATCTGCGAGCGCGCCGGGCTGCTGGTGGTGGAGGACGACCCGTACGGTCAGCTCGGTTTCGAGGGTGAGGCGCCCGCGCCGCTGCGGGCCCGGCGGCGCGACGGGGTCTTCTACCTGAGCACGTTCTCCAAGACCTTCGCCCCCGGCCTGCGGGTGGGCTGGATCCTCGCCCCGCACGCGGTGCGCGACAAGCTGGTCATCGCCAGCGAGGCGCAGATCCTCTGCCCGAGCGGATTCGCCCAGGCGGCCGTCTCGACCTACCTCGCCACCATGCCGTGGCGGGAGCAACTCAAGATCTACCGTGAGGTCTACCGCGAGCGCCGGGACGCGCTGCTCGACGCGCTGGCCGACCTGATGCCCGAGGGCACCACCTGGACCACGCCCACCGGCGGGCTCTTCGTCTGGGCCACCCTGCCCGACGGGCTCGACGCCAAGGCGATGATGCCGCGTGCCGTCGCCGCCCGGGTGGCCTACGTGCCGGGCACCGGCTTCTACGCCGACGGGACGGGCACCGGCAACATGCGGCTCAACTTCTCCTTCCCGCCGCCGGAGCGGATCCGCGAGGGCGTCCGCCGGCTGGCCGGGGTGATGGAGCAGGAGATCGCCATGCGGAAGGTGTTCGGGGCGATCGGCGGCACCGGGCCGCGTCGCCGCCAGGGCGGCTCGGACACGCCCGGCCCCGACTTGGCATGA
- a CDS encoding GNAT family N-acetyltransferase: protein MSRRLVSLTLDTLEDLPRSCRRCVYWELDPVSAERACAAGDPGLEKEAWVSQTLLEWGSCGKLVYVDGMPAGYVMYAPPAYVPRSMAFPTSPVSADAALLTTAHVVPAFADGGLGRMLVQGVARDLTKRGIKAIEAFGDAKFGDDADDPNRACLAPADFFLSVGFKTVRPHPRYPRLRLELRTALSWKSDVEYALEKLLGSMSPETLLRPVRPAPATRSTS, encoded by the coding sequence ATGTCGCGACGTCTGGTCAGCCTGACCCTGGACACCCTGGAGGACCTCCCCCGATCCTGCCGGCGGTGCGTCTACTGGGAGCTGGACCCGGTCTCCGCCGAACGGGCCTGCGCGGCCGGCGACCCCGGCCTGGAGAAGGAGGCCTGGGTCTCCCAGACGCTGCTGGAGTGGGGTTCCTGCGGCAAGCTGGTCTACGTCGACGGGATGCCCGCCGGTTACGTCATGTACGCCCCACCGGCGTACGTTCCGCGCTCGATGGCGTTTCCCACCTCGCCGGTCTCGGCCGACGCGGCGTTGCTGACCACGGCGCACGTGGTGCCGGCGTTCGCCGACGGCGGCCTGGGCCGGATGCTCGTGCAGGGCGTCGCCCGTGACCTCACCAAGCGGGGCATCAAGGCGATCGAGGCGTTCGGCGACGCCAAGTTCGGCGACGACGCGGACGACCCGAACCGGGCCTGCCTCGCCCCGGCCGACTTCTTCCTGTCGGTGGGCTTCAAGACGGTCCGCCCGCACCCCCGCTACCCGCGCCTGCGGCTGGAGCTGCGCACCGCGCTGAGCTGGAAGTCCGACGTCGAGTACGCGCTGGAGAAGCTGCTCGGCTCGATGAGCCCGGAGACGCTGCTGCGCCCGGTCCGCCCGGCGCCGGCCACCCGCTCGACGAGCTGA
- the trxA gene encoding thioredoxin, with product MGATKAVTDASFASDVLKSDKPVLVDFWAEWCGPCRKVSPLLEEIAGEMSDQVTIVKLNIDENPETARTYRVMSVPTLTIFKNGEPVQSIAGAKPKGELVKLIESAL from the coding sequence ACGGACGCGAGCTTCGCAAGTGACGTGCTGAAGTCCGACAAGCCGGTTCTGGTCGACTTCTGGGCGGAGTGGTGCGGTCCGTGCCGCAAGGTCTCGCCGCTGCTGGAGGAGATCGCGGGCGAGATGAGTGACCAGGTCACCATCGTCAAGCTCAACATCGACGAGAACCCCGAGACGGCGCGCACCTACCGGGTGATGTCCGTGCCGACGCTGACCATCTTCAAGAACGGCGAGCCGGTCCAGTCGATCGCCGGCGCCAAGCCGAAGGGCGAGCTGGTCAAGCTCATCGAGTCGGCGCTCTGA
- a CDS encoding D-alanine--D-alanine ligase family protein codes for MAVSPAAPTPVTGSSADELRVLVLAGGLSYERDVSLRSGRRVLDALRAVGVEAELRDADVALLPALTADPPDAVVIALHGATGEDGSLRGVLDLCDVPYVGCDARSSRLAWDKPSAKAVLREAGIPTPDWVALPHDRFSELGAVAVLDRIVDRLGLPLMVKPAQGGSGLGAAVVREAASLPAAMVGCFAYDQTALVERYVPGMDVAVSVLDLGEGPQALPPVEIVPRNGVYDYAARYTAGRTTWHAPARLDAATTQRVTEVALAAHTALGLRDVSRVDLIVDAEGRPHVLEVNVSPGMTETSLLPLAIQAAGLDFGRVLGTLVTRAAARRPS; via the coding sequence ATGGCCGTCAGCCCTGCCGCACCGACTCCCGTGACCGGATCCTCCGCCGACGAGCTGCGCGTGCTGGTGCTCGCCGGCGGTCTCTCCTACGAGCGGGACGTCTCGCTCCGGTCCGGCCGCCGCGTGCTCGACGCGCTGCGCGCGGTCGGCGTCGAGGCCGAGCTGCGGGACGCCGACGTCGCGCTGCTGCCCGCGCTGACCGCCGACCCGCCGGACGCGGTGGTGATCGCCCTGCACGGCGCGACCGGCGAGGACGGTTCCCTGCGCGGCGTGCTCGACCTGTGCGACGTGCCCTACGTGGGCTGCGACGCCCGGTCCTCCCGGCTCGCCTGGGACAAGCCGTCGGCCAAGGCCGTGCTGCGCGAGGCCGGCATTCCCACGCCCGACTGGGTGGCGCTGCCGCACGATCGCTTCTCCGAGCTGGGCGCGGTCGCCGTCCTGGACCGGATCGTCGACCGTCTCGGGCTGCCGCTGATGGTCAAGCCGGCGCAGGGCGGCTCCGGCCTGGGCGCCGCCGTGGTCCGGGAGGCCGCGTCGCTGCCGGCCGCGATGGTCGGTTGTTTCGCGTACGACCAGACGGCGCTGGTGGAGCGCTACGTGCCCGGGATGGACGTGGCGGTCTCGGTGCTCGATCTGGGCGAGGGCCCGCAGGCCCTGCCGCCGGTCGAGATCGTGCCCCGCAACGGGGTCTACGACTACGCCGCCCGCTACACGGCCGGGCGCACCACCTGGCACGCGCCCGCCCGACTCGACGCCGCGACCACGCAGCGGGTGACCGAGGTGGCGCTCGCCGCGCACACCGCGCTCGGGCTGCGCGACGTGTCCCGGGTCGACCTGATCGTCGACGCGGAGGGCCGGCCGCACGTGCTGGAGGTCAACGTCTCTCCCGGGATGACCGAGACCTCGCTGCTGCCGCTGGCCATCCAGGCGGCCGGGCTCGACTTCGGTCGGGTCCTCGGGACGCTTGTCACCCGGGCTGCGGCCCGCCGACCGAGCTGA
- a CDS encoding N-acetylmuramoyl-L-alanine amidase produces MRPIRPGDRGPAVAEIRTVLAGLDLLAADGRADDYDAQTERAVRAFQQSRGLSVDGRVGAETWRALDAARWRFGARALYHAIPEPLTGEDVRSLQERLLEMGYDVGRADAIYGIRTSRAVAQFQREMGLKPDGACGPHTVNALRRLGRKVVGGRPQWLRESDAIRQAGPTLVGRTVVIDPGHGGTDPGVVVPDGALRWSEADLVHDLASRLEGRLAAAGVRVQLTRGPSPLTCLPDADRAHLANSLGADVFISLHTDGHINPDADGVATYHYGTDNGVTSATGERLAGLVQREIVARTGLRDCRTHAKAWDLLRLTRMPAVRVEVGYLTSPRDRARLVDPRFRDRVVEAIVAGVQRMYLPIERDVPTGSIDVSELRAIVAAGTVVD; encoded by the coding sequence GTGCGTCCGATCCGACCCGGTGACCGAGGCCCGGCGGTGGCCGAGATCCGCACCGTCCTCGCCGGCCTGGATCTCCTCGCCGCAGACGGCCGGGCCGACGACTACGACGCCCAGACGGAACGCGCGGTCCGTGCCTTCCAACAGTCCCGCGGCCTCAGCGTGGACGGACGCGTCGGCGCGGAGACCTGGCGGGCGCTGGACGCGGCCCGCTGGCGGTTCGGCGCCCGCGCCCTCTACCACGCCATTCCCGAGCCGCTGACCGGCGAGGACGTGCGCTCACTCCAGGAACGCCTGCTGGAGATGGGATACGACGTGGGCCGCGCCGACGCCATCTACGGCATCCGCACCTCCCGCGCGGTGGCCCAGTTCCAGCGCGAGATGGGGCTGAAACCGGACGGCGCCTGCGGCCCGCACACCGTCAACGCGCTGCGCCGCCTCGGCCGCAAGGTGGTCGGCGGACGACCGCAGTGGCTGCGCGAGTCCGACGCCATCCGCCAGGCCGGCCCGACGCTCGTCGGCCGGACCGTGGTGATCGACCCGGGCCACGGCGGCACCGACCCGGGCGTGGTGGTGCCCGACGGCGCGCTGCGGTGGAGCGAGGCGGACCTCGTGCACGACCTGGCCAGCCGGCTGGAGGGCCGGCTCGCGGCGGCCGGCGTACGGGTGCAGCTCACCCGGGGCCCGTCACCGCTGACCTGCCTACCGGACGCGGACCGGGCGCACCTCGCCAACTCGCTCGGCGCGGACGTGTTCATCTCCCTGCACACCGACGGCCACATCAACCCGGACGCCGACGGGGTCGCCACCTACCACTACGGCACCGACAACGGCGTCACCTCGGCCACCGGGGAACGCCTGGCCGGGCTGGTGCAGCGGGAGATCGTGGCCCGCACCGGGCTCCGCGACTGCCGCACCCACGCCAAGGCGTGGGACCTGCTCCGGCTCACCCGGATGCCCGCGGTACGCGTCGAGGTGGGCTACCTGACCTCACCGCGGGACCGGGCCCGGCTGGTCGACCCCCGGTTCCGCGACCGGGTGGTCGAGGCGATCGTGGCCGGCGTGCAGCGGATGTACCTGCCGATCGAGCGGGACGTGCCGACCGGCTCGATCGACGTGAGCGAACTGCGCGCGATCGTGGCCGCCGGCACCGTGGTCGACTGA